From the genome of Pelobates fuscus isolate aPelFus1 chromosome 11, aPelFus1.pri, whole genome shotgun sequence:
GGCATAGAGACAGGGAATCGGGAGGACAATTGATTCATATGACATAACATAGACCAATTACTTTCAGCTGGCACAAACAAATCAAATTTCTTTTAATCTAAGCCTGAATTAAGTAATCAGTCCGGGATCTAACTGTGGAATTGTATAAATCCTTCTTCATAAATATCGCCTCAATTCTACCCATAGCAAAATTTAGCCTGTTTTTAAAGACCATGTCTAGAACATATacagtatacaatatattatattttattattattttattatttatatagcgccagcaaattcagtagcgctgtacaatgggtggagtaTATAAATAATCATATGCGTTATTCAACAAACTCCAAAGTGTAGAACCCCAAAATTAAAAGGGCAaggtttaaacccttaaggaataaattatattatatacacagctCCATTAGTGGGTATGCAGTCTCATTTGCAGTGAATTATGAGTGTTGGCTGGTTAGAAGGTACGTGTCTATGTTTGTAGGTATTAACATGTATAACTGATAAATTGCAGCAATGATTGATGGCGAAGGTGAAGATGGGAGGGAATATGAAAACAATATTCCTCTTGAAATAttagaaggagaaaggaaatggTTTGCCAACTGCTAAAAACAATACACAATAGATTACAGTTTTCTTCAAACATTGGAGCCCAGAAAAGGACACTAAATAAATATTACCCATCTGATAATCATTCAGCTATTCAGCATTATGGATAGGAAATGTTAGAACAAGTGCAATAATGGGTATAAATAAGATATTCTTAAAGAGGCAGTCTACACAACATAAATATAGATTACTCTGGCGCCCCTCTCGGTTCCATATCAAACTTGCAATAGAGGGTCCGCCCCCTCCTCTACTGCACTAAAAATGCACTTCATATTATAAATGACCATTTTGTCCAATCTGGATGACAATGATTGGCTAACAGTGCTGGGATGACACGCCTCCACAGACAGAAAATAGCTTCTACTAAGGAGTCTGACCACTAAATGTTTAATGGCTCTGAGACATAtaatatcgggggggggggggggggggagtttactAGGGGGAAATTCTAAAAGTTGTCTAACTCATTAAAGCGACAGTTCGGACACTATAAGAACTTCATTAAACTTATGTTTTTATGGTGCAAGTCTTCAGTCCAGCACCTGCCAGCCTTGCACAATAGCATCCATTCCAGTCCACGTAATCCCTGGCTAACTTATAAAGAATCCATATTGTCCTAAAAAAAACATTACCTGGGATAGTCCATGGAtcctgaagataaaaaaaaaaaaatatttacaagttAGTCAGGAATTATGTGAATACATTCTCTTGTGGTAGAATGTATTCTTGTTGCAAAATCTATCTATTGAACTTTTATTAACAAGGACTGAATAAGATATAAAACTTTTATAAGACTGTATAAACATTGGTAATATCAATAAGGGTATACAAGAACAAAAAAATTGGAAGAGTTGGTCAATGCTCTGAGGAAGCCCGTTTGGCTGGGCGAAATACCTCAGTGATTCTGACACTTTCGACATATCATCACGGCAATATATCTGGAAGTAAGCAATGAACGTGGAGTCCGAAGCAGACAGACAGTGAAGGGACTTACTGAGTGGGAGAGCAAAAGACATACTGGGTGCTATTTGTAGATTTAAAACCGTTTCAGTCCCACCAACTACTTTTCCATCTTTACATCTCCAGGAAGATTATATACAGAGCCATTTGTATTCAATAATGTCGTAAGTGAaatttgtgtttatttctttatGTGAACATTTATGCTTGCACGCTTTGATTGCAGTGGGGTGCACATTGTGGATAAATACACCTACTGTATGAGACTGCTAAACTTTGCAAGTGCACTCAAGCAGCAATttgaaggggcactatagtcaccagaaccactacattgcaatgtttttttttcctatgggaaagcactggattgggtgagatcatcaagactgatgatctcacccatggaggaggagccaggcagggccAGACCCAGCAAGACCGTCATGATGTAGAAAAAAAGTgcgtaaaaacacctttcccatgcgattgggtggggggggggggggaggaggggctgaGGATCTAAATAGTTAATTTATGctgtagtgttgggaatacatgtttgtattcctgacactatagtgttgctttaaataaACAGTGCATTGTTTGTGTCATGTGTGCATAAAATATTAGTTTAAAACCATATGGCTTAATTGGTTGTGTGATAActaaaggtaattacactgtgTATGATAACCACGTTGTTACTGCGGTATTAATGCTTGCATCCACTCACATTGCCACAACCATTGTGATAATAATTGTCACAGGTAAGTATCTATTTAAGCTATATAAAGTGTAACAATGTAAGTATGTACCGGAAGCTGACCTTGTTATCCATATTgcttgttcctttaaatagacaATTCTAAGTTACATATCATTTATGAGTCTGGTACACAGTGAAAACTCTTGGATGGGCTGAATCGATTTGTCCGGTCAGTTTGGGATTCACACATGTCGCGTTTTGGATCAGATACATTTCATCAATCCAAACATTTCAGGAAAAAGGATTCAGATGAACCAAGATGATTGGAAAGGCCAGcaactgtactgcaaaatatatacgtaatataaatataagtattACGTGTACATTGTGCAGTAAACTGATAGGttcattttcctgccatttggttcacagatcaggtGAGAAGCAGTAACTAATGTATGGGGgaaaagaggagcagtaaaaattaggctctgtttatatattttatatattattatttatatagcgccaacaaattccgcagcgctgtacaatgggtggactaacagacacgtaattgtaaccagacaactggatgcacaggaacagaggggttgagggccctgctcaatgagcttacaggctagaggaagtggggtatagtgacacaaagggtataagtaggagtaatgaaataggttgctaaaaaaagtattcactgagaacttagtaggttatttttcacagttgcaggagaggagtcatggggggcagGGATGAAGACCCATGTTCAATAGGCCTTTGGGTtggcgggacagtgtgcttatgatgGTGTTGAAGTAATCTACTTTTGCAGAGGATAAAATTtgagtgtaggagcgcagcataaatttatagtggaggaagtcaggtgcagagtgagactttctccaacagcgttcagcaattCTGGAACATTTTTAGAGATATCggttcagcttggtgtgccagggttgtaattgggagcgcttgctgtgtttaattgtaggaggtgccatgatgcctagttgagaggagagagtggagttgtagagtgaggttgcagagttagggcaggtgagatttgagatgcgtaaaaggagagtttggtggataaatgctggagatcaaggcagtggaggttcatgcgagattggagagttgagggtggtgaaatttgggtatgGGGTATATTCTTttcactgtttttttcttttttacctcCACTGCTCActtatcacttgatctgtgaataacatCTATATTTATTTGCCGTCCACTAACCAACGATCCTCATTTTCCCCATCAATATTTTTGGCGCTATGGGCAGATCTCTGAATAACAAAACAATCAAAACTGTTTGTCCATTtcccattttaattgtttttattatttatgttccATATAATGTTTGGGAGTTACAGAATTCGGACCAACTGCCTATAGAATTTGGTAAATAGCGTTAAGTTTGAAACCAAAAGCACAAGTCTCTAATAAATACCCGCAGGTGCAGTAGGGCTTATAAACTTTGTTTTACCCACAGATCCATGTGTACATCTTCTACCAACAGCCTGTGATTCTAGCAGAGTCTAGAACTGCTATTTACTGAAGTGAAACACATCTCCACTATCTGTACTCTGCAATCAACAATATTAATGTATACaatgcattactgggaatattatatgtAATCATTTATGGTTTGACTGCCATAGTTCAGTGTTAGAGCTCTCTCAATCTCTGGGATTTACATGATTTTCAGGGCAAGAGCAGCTATTTGAAGCTTGCATTTGTAATAATTTAGCACACACTCCTTAGTGCAATGTATGTTGGGAGAAGAGCTAAAGTTACAGAAGCAGGCTTTGTCTCCTCATGTCCTCTCCCAACATATCATTATCCAGATAAGTGTCTGCACCTGCTGCCCAGAATGGTAACTGTTCTTGGACTGCAGTTCCCATTATATATTCCCAGTGTGAAGGCTGACAATGCATGATGAGGATTGCAGTTGTCCATGTAGTGGGTGTGTCTAATTTTGGCCACACCCTGCTTTAATGTCTGCTCCTTATTTAGGACATGTCCTGTTTGTTTTACTCATGATGTAAACTctaaatgtgttgttgttttttttgttctgtttttcagCCAAACCAAAGGTGTACCAAGGAGTTAGAGTTAAGATCACGGTTAAAGAATTGTTGCAACAAAGAAGGGCTCTCCAAGCAGAAAAGAATGTTTCAGTAAGAACCTTTGTCCCATTGCTGTGTTAGCAGAGAGGGTGGTATTGGAGCTGGGTGTTGAAATAAAGCTAGCTGCTATTCTTACCAGCTCTGCTCATTAGACACACAGCTCTGTTTGCATTTCTCACCTAGCAGATCCTTGGCCAGATATGAGTAATTATTAATAGGACTGGTTACTGTACTTTGTGTAAAGAGCAGAACTTCTTTGTttggcttgtgtgtgtgtgaaagaaagaaagaaaaaaaagaaagaaagaaagaatgaaagaaagaaagaaagaaagaaagagagaaagaaagaaagaaagaaagaaagtcgCATAGATGTAGCGtgaaagagaaaaaaagcaaCAAGACAGAAGGTGGCAGAGAACTAGGAGACCTAGACAGAAagaaacagagacagacagacatagagacaTGCAGCAAGACAGAAAGAAACAGACAAACAGAAGGAAAGACAGTGCTACAGGCATAAAACTGTCAGAAGGACaagcagatagacatacagacaaagaCAGAGAGACGGGCAGgaagacatacagacagaaagacagagagacaggcagatagacatacagacagaaagacagagagacaggcagatagacatacagacagagagacagagaaacaggcagatagacatacagacagatagacagagagacaagcagatagacatacagacagagagacatacagacagaaagacagagcgACAGGTAAATAGACATACCGACAGGAAGACAGAGAGACaggcagatagacatacagacagaaaaacatacagacagaaagacagagagacaggcaggcagacatacagacagagagacatacagagaaaaagacagagaaacaggcagatagacatacagacagaaagacagagagacaggcagatagacatacagacagacaaacatacagacagaaagacagagagacatacagacagaaagacagagcaacaggcagacagacatacagacagaatgACAGAGAGACAGGCAgctagacatacagacagagagacatacagacagaaagacagagaaacaggcagatagacatacagacagaaagacagagagacaggcagatagacatacagacaaggagacatatagatagaaagacagagagacgggcagatagacatacagacagaaagacagagagacaggcagatagacatacagacagacaaacatacagacagaaagacagagagacatacagacagaaagatagagaaacaggcagacagacatacagacagaatgacagagagacaggcagatagacatacagacagagagacatacagacagaaagacagagaaacaggcagatagacatacagacagaaagacagagagacaggcagatagacatacagacaaggagacatatagatagaaagacagagagacgggcagatagacatacagacagacatacagccgGCACAATTTAAAACATAGTTTATATAACTTGTtttcaaaacaaacacacaaacatgcaaacacacaaacatgcaaacacacaaacatgcaaacacacaaacatgcaaacaTTGCTGCAGCTCAGTTGGGCACTTAGTCCAGCTTTTTGTTGAATTGTTGCAATATGATTTTCAATCTACTACAATCAGCTGTAAAGTGGGAAGAATTGCATCTTGGTAGGAGATAATAGTAATAATTCAGAGTATTCATTCTAACATGCTTTACACATGAACACATCCAGTTTCCCAGTCATGATTGTGAAGATTTTATAAAACtcagaatacaaaataaatacaaaataaaacccaaatcataaacacatacaaaaaaaaaaaaaaaaaaaagctactatTGTAAAATATCTGCAGCCAGGATTATTTGCATTAGAGGCTGCCAGGTAAATCGTTACTCCTTCCTGGTTCGTGACACTGAAAGCAGGGATCTGTTTTACTGCTAACAATACCAGAACACTCCCATTCAGACAGTGGGACTTTCAGATTCCTTTCCCTCTGATTACACAGTTAACACCCAACTACACCGCAGACCAGTCCCTTTAAACATTAACCATCTGTGTGCTGGACCAGGCGAGCCCTTTAACTCCAGGAATTCTACCGGGATCTAATTAGGAATCTGCACATTTTAAACCATGTGAAATAAACAGCAATACTCCATTGCCATAATTTAATTGTATATATTCATACATGTGATTATAAATCTATGATACATGTATCACATTATTCTGATCCATCTTCAAACTAGGCTGGCTCTGGTTGTCTGTATGTGAAGTGTACTATCCGtttgtctgttttatttattttttgtttgtttgtgggaCTTTTTCAGACAAAAAATACAGAGTTGTATATCTATTTCTTTAAAAGGTTTTATCTTCCTATCCTGATTGATTTGATCTGACTTTACAGAATAAACGCCTCAGTTTGTATGTTATGTGCTTTTCTGCCCAATTCTTtgtgatataataataaatatgcagAGATCTATCGCTGCAAACacaaagtaatttttatttaagaGGATCGAATTCATGACTTGCATCAGCCTCAGTGAAGATCCTCTCCTGCGGTGTAAATATAAAGATTAATTTCAGGACACTTACCTCTGAGTGCTTTAAAACCCCCAGTAGGCTGATTTCAGTTTCttccaaataataattaaaacaatattaaaatatattgtattGATATGAAATATCTCCttcaaataattttcttttaaaatgaatataatttttttttttttgcttatttaaaaaaaataaaaataataataattatattaattcatATTTTACAGGAAATCCAGGAGCAAAGAATTCAGATTTGTGATCCATCCCCTCTCTATTCAggttggtgagaaaaaaaaaaatcatcacagCAAAGTCACAGTGAAATCTTTTTTAACATAGAAGTTTCAAAGCTTATAGCCTGGACTTAAGATCCACTCAATAATTATTCCAACCAATCAGATCTGGAAAAGGGTAAAAAGGAATGCAGATGAGGGCAACAGGATAGCCATTTAAGGTTGTTCATTTTAAATACCCccattttgcatattttaatcTGCTTGCCCAAACAAAAAGTTATCTTGGGAgttgttgttttaaaaatataaaaaagaaaaaaaagaaaaagaaaaaaaaagcatattcctGGTTTTAAAGTGATTAGACAGATTtctttgttgaaaaaaaaaaataaaagagacttGATCATGTTATCTTTTCCTTGTTAAGAGCACTGCCCCTTTTACACTGTGTCTTAAGTCATGTTCACTTGCTGATCAttcataacataaaaataaaaacataaatatgcaAGAATGTCAACATTTTATTTATCACTGCGCAACATAGTTATAACAAGTCTCTATATACAATTACCAATTGAGTGACtccaaatgtaatttatccagctCAAGTCCAAACATCCTCATTTTGTTAGTTGTAGTGTGGCTTATATTCTGATCATTTCCaaatggttaaaaataaatgtcagACATATTGTCATTCATTCACATTGTTTTCCCTTTAATTATGATTTGTAATAAACTTTGGGGGTAAATAAAGTCTAGATATAAACAAAGAGACAATGTTTTGAAGTTGTGTGTTTTATTATGAGGGGCATTAGTTTATTGACTTAAGCTGTTCTGACATATGCCACAAACTATAATTCTGCTGTTCAAATCAAACAGGTTTATGCAAATGATAGCTGTTTATTGTGTTTGATATGCAAATATATGGTTGTGTGGATTAAACTGACtatggtatttattttttttttatcctagacATTTATAATGATTGTCAAGTTATACCAACTGCACCAAGCTGTCACTTCCAGACCAACCAACTCCCAAATTGCATTTCTCAGGAGGAACCTTTGAGCTTTTTGGATCAGTTGTTTCTGAATGCTTACCTTCAACCAGAACCCCACACAGAAAACACTTTCAACCTAATGGAAAATGCATCTCTTTGTTCACATGGAGACAATATGCAGCCTGCTCCCATCTTCAGACAGAACATGGTAAACTTAATAATTTATAATTTTCACATGTTACATTGATACAATACCACTGTAGGCACATTTAACCACACGAGGGATCCCCAAAAAAATCTGTTAGTTATGTCACTAAGTCAGATTCAGAGAATACAGGGAGGACAGAATGCATTGGGCAAATATCTAAAACCAACAAAATTATCATCAAAATGGGAAAAATCATGCTATTTGCGCAGTGTAGAAGCCTGTTTCATGACATGTGACTTACCAAGATTGTCATGAAATAAAAGGATTTGGCTAACAACTTGActtgaaggggttaaggagggatccttgttaaatgtattttttttttattttattgtaatattattcAGCTGCTCTCTACTGCACCTTTGTGACAGTCCTGCTTTTTGCATCTAACATCTAGAGATATTTTAGACATCTATTGGGTTTTCAGTGTGAAAATCTCATTGCTTGATAACTCTAATAGCACAGAATGTTCATATGTCTTTGGGGGTCTCAGTAAGCAATGAGCTGTGGCAGGTTTATAACAGACTTGCTAAATGTAGATTATGAAGGTTTAgctgaaaaaaaatctccaacctTGGTAAAGATTTTTATCAGCACACCAAAAGCACAATTTATAGAATTAGACccctaaattacattttactacTTCTACtttatgagtttatgagtgagttGAAAAAAACTTAATTCCATTTTAGCAAAGTTGGAGATTTTATCCTACTGAGCTGCTTTGACTAATCTATTTTGGCTCACCTTATGCAGACTAACCGGGTTAATTCACTAAAGAAAGAATTTCAGGGAATTCACAGTACATTTCAAATGTGAGGTCCAGACTTTTAAGGGCTTAAATTttatagctaaactggaaaaaaaatcccaatCTTCTTTGCTTCCAGTTGTTCACTATGAATTCCTGGAAATACATTTTGCTAAATAATGCTGTAATTATTTAATGTAAAAATCCTAGGAATCTTCattggatttattattattttttttctttattataacttctgtctctgtattgtatctaaAAAATTATTTTCACTTTATTATGTCTGATGAATAAGGGGGCCAAACTGAACAGAGGTGAAAAGCAAACTGCCTCAAAAGTCTGACATGCTGAAGAGCGATAGCGATTTAACCCTTTCCAATCGGATACAATTTCAGTGTCGTTTACCAAATTTGGCAAATTTATTTATAGAAATCACTTCGTGGGTGCGTTTTTTTTCAAATCGCCTTTATCCGATAACGTTATGTTCCTCTGGGTGAGCCGTACGATCGTCAAACTTGTATGCTACTCAAATGTCCCACCAGGAGGGACATACGAACAGAATGAGAAAATGAaaatgtcccaccctgtgggacagtcgaggggaaagggttaataaatcGAAGGGTTTACTCACAATCATTTGATATTGTCTTTTTCATAatttcatatttacaaaaaaaacagcaGTTGCAAATGCTAAAATGATTAAAAGTTGCATTTTCCATACTCACAcagagttattcagtaaagtgagaattccaagtgaatttgaactgaattacaaatttaaaaggtcaaatagtcaaactggaaaatgtCATTATTTCAACGGAATTCTAATTTTAATCAATAACTATGTTAGTATCTACAAGGTACTTAGTATGGGTAAGTAAAGAACAAGGACCTAACATGACAAGTAAAGCTGTTTTAAACAGACATTTAAATAACTCTTCGCAATTGATTGATTGCCTTGCGTTGACCCTTGAAGACCTCTCCATCCTTCATGCCATACAAGTTGATTGAGCAAAATATCTTTAGGAAAGCTAAAGGTATAGGAAGTTATATGAATGTATGGTCACTAAAGCAGCTCTGTTACCTCTGGGATCTTTACATACTCGATGTGCAGTAACTCAGGGCTGAAGCTAAAGGAAGATATACTTAGCTGAAATGGTTCCTCACAAACATTGCCATCTTCTTCTGGACTCTGTCTCCAGCTCCAGTTGATTCATCTTTCACAAGCCAGCATCACTCTTATACTCTTGTACATGGGAGTTTCCTGCATGAGACTGTGGGATCCTCTCATTCAGTGTGCAAGATGATGTCTTTTTCTATAGACCTTTCAAAGTGTGGTGGTAGACATCCCAACATTTGTCATCTTTTGTCACTCGCCTATAAGACAAAGCAGTCATTACTTATGAAATCTATTAATTGCTTTCAATTCAGTCAACATGatcatttcattaaaaaaaatatctttagtgAATACTAAAATGTTATGGAGGTACTTTAAACTAGTGGGGAAAACGACAAAATTTGAAAGGCTTTTCTTAGAGGGACTTAGGTTTCAGGTTAGGGCAGTTAATAATGATGGGAAATTAGGGTTAGGAAGGTGTCAGGTTAAGGAGAACCGTAGGTTAGAGAAAACTGCATTCAAGGTACCGTTGACTGTCTTCTTTTCTTTGATTTATCTAAACAATCAGAACGTCTATTGGTGTACATTGTTTTATCTGCAATTTTTTAATGAGTCTACCTAATCTGATTACCGATTAGCTTATTTTTGCAGTTTCCCATTTATAGGGATCATGATGCCTTTTATAGAAGTCATGATAAGACATTAAGtgattataaattatatttaaatgtagTATTTTATGTTACAGGCTCCAGAATCACCTTCAGATTCATCAGATTTATCAAACTCATTTGAATATTCCCCAACCCAGCAAGAGGTAGGCTTCGCCCCACAGAGCTACAGTTCTCCATCTTACGAGGAGCCTAGAAGTTGTGTCTTTTCAAATGTGGGCTATCATTGCCAACAGAGAAATGGAGCCACATTCTGTTACTGTGAACACTGTTGCCCTGTGTCACAGCAAGAAGAGGCACAGGTACCAAATACCTGTTATTACAACTACACAGACTGTATTGAATATATCCCATCATCGACTGTCACAGAAGACTTCTTTACAAGGGAAATCAACAACTTTGATATGTGTTACAGTTAGCAAATGAAGTCTGATGAAGTGTGCCTATTAACACGTATTGCCTAGGTTATTTGTAAATGCACTGAAACAGTTATACATATATTCAtctctaattaaaaaaacaaaacaggttcTATACACTAAATCAATCACATAAATCACATCTGCCATAAATGCTCTATAATTCATTATATCTACTGACCTAATCATCAACAGGACCCTAAACCTATGTTTCCTGGGTTTGTGGAAGACAATGACCAAAATAAGTGTGTCAAGTGAGTTAAATCACCCTATTAACAATGTCAATGCAATTATCGCACTTTAACCTCAACTGAAAGTGATGCTTTAGTAACAATGCCAGATTGTTGGTTCAAGCTACTCTGATCTATCTTTAACCACTCCATgatcaaaaaagttatttttgtatttaatcttGAGCTACTCCAGCAGAAGGCAGTTTGCTTTTGGAATCAGAGCTCTAATTGGAGACTTGTACCATATATCCAATATTGGCCATTTTATTGAATTCAAATGAGGTTTTGAAGACTTTCAGCGAGCCTTAGTGTGAATATTTACTCTTGAAGGCATTTAAGAAGAACCCAAGATCTTTTAACAAATTGCGAACATTATAAATTGCTCATTTGCACTTTTGCTTCAACTGTTATTACATGTGTTTCCTTAAAATAACTGGAGTATATGGGGCCTTTTGACACATATGTGAAAATATAATGTAACAATACCTTTGGAGGAACAAAAAGAAGAACTCATAGTCACCTTAACTTTCTCAAGCTTGGAAATGAAATAGATAGGGCTTTTGATTTCTCCCCCAACTCAGCACTGCTATAGCAGAACCGAGATACCACCAAACCAGTCACAATCTTCTCAGGTTAGTTTCTTTGAATTCCAAATTATGcagtttttttctaaatattctaGAAGACAATTTTTGTAGGAACTtaatggttttttttaaatgaaaatatattttagtaGATTATACTCTTTTGTACAATATGCTTGAAGAAATAGGTGGGCTAGGGAAGCTGGATTATCAAatattcatttatgtttttcttccTAAATTTGTGATTGTAAATCACCATGCACAAAATCATTTATTGCTATAAAACCTGTCTGTCCTTTATagctattagttttttttatatgtgattttaaaaaaaaagtattgtaatTTTTTCTAAGGAATGATGAACAAagcagctttttaaaaaaataaaataaataaatacttctattttgTAACAAACCCTGGTTTATTTTCAATGGTGCAATGAACAAATCTTATTAAATCAACATTTGGTATTGTGTTATGGAAGACACCTGCACAGAACATCTTAacaaggatttttattttttttgtatcaacTCATAGTTATGCGTTACTGTGGCAACAGAGCCATG
Proteins encoded in this window:
- the POU2AF3 gene encoding POU class 2 homeobox associating factor 3, with product MSAKPKVYQGVRVKITVKELLQQRRALQAEKNVSEIQEQRIQICDPSPLYSDIYNDCQVIPTAPSCHFQTNQLPNCISQEEPLSFLDQLFLNAYLQPEPHTENTFNLMENASLCSHGDNMQPAPIFRQNMAPESPSDSSDLSNSFEYSPTQQEVGFAPQSYSSPSYEEPRSCVFSNVGYHCQQRNGATFCYCEHCCPVSQQEEAQVPNTCYYNYTDCIEYIPSSTVTEDFFTREINNFDMCYS